The Neovison vison isolate M4711 chromosome 5, ASM_NN_V1, whole genome shotgun sequence genome includes a region encoding these proteins:
- the LOC122907382 gene encoding olfactory receptor-like protein DTMT has translation MGNQTVVSEFILLGLPIDPNQRDLFYALFLVKYVTTVLGNLLIIILIRLDSHLHMPMYLLLSNLSFSDLCFLSVTMPKLLQNMQSQVPSIPYAGCLTQMYFFLLFADLESFLLVAMAYDRYVAICFPLHYTTIMSPKLCLSLVVLSWLLTTFILLLHTLLMARLSFCADNVIPHFFCDMSALLKLACSDIQINEMVIFILGGLIIIVPFLLISSSYARIVSSILKVPSARGIRKTFSTCGSHLSVVSLFSGTIIGLYLCPSANNSTVKETVMTVMYTVVTPMLNPFIYSLRNQDIKGALGRAFSKWTIQLFLGQRLQRSKYVFKQ, from the coding sequence ATGGGAAACCAAACTGTTGTCTCAGAATTCATTCTCCTGGGCCTGCCCATTGATCCAAATCAGCGAGACCTGTTCTATGCCCTGTTCCTGGTCAAGTATGTTACCACCGTCCTGGGGAATCTtctcatcatcatcctcattcgCCTGGACTCCCACCTCCACATGCCCATGTATTTGCTTCTCAGCAATTTATCCTTCTCTGACCTCTGCTTCTTGTCTGTCACAATGCCGAAATTGCTGCAGAACATGCAGAGCCAAGTCCCATCCATCCCCTATGCTGGCTGCCTGACCCAGATGtacttctttctgctttttgcaGACCTGGAGAGCTTCCTCCTGGTGGCCATGGCCTATGACCGTTATGTGGCCATCTGCTTCCCCCTGCACTACACCACCATCATGAGCCCCAAGCTCTGTCTCTCCCTGGTGGTGCTGTCCTGGCTGCTGACTACTTTTATCTTGTTATTGCACACCCTGCTCATGGCTCGGCTGTCTTTCTGTGCTGATAATGTGATCCCTCACTTTTTCTGTGACATGTCAGCTCTGCTAAAGTTGGCCTGCTCTGACATTCAGATAAATGAAATGGTAATCTTTATTTTGGGAGGGCTCATCATTATTGTTCCATTTCTGTTGATCTCTTCATCCTATGCACGGATTGTGTCCTCCATCCTCAAGGTGCCTTCCGCCAGGGGCATCCGCAAGACCTTCTCCACCTGTGGCTCCCACCTCTCTGTGGTGTCTCTCTTCTCTGGGACAATCATTGGCCTTTATTTGTGCCCATCAGCTAATAATTCTACTGTTAAGGAGACTGTCATGACTGTGATGTACACTGTGGTCACCCCCATGCTGAACCCCTTCATCTACAGCCTGAGGAATCAGGACATAAAGGGAGCCTTGGGAAGAGCCTTTTCAAAGTGGACAATACAGCTTTTTTTGGGACAGAGACTCCAAAGATCAAAGTATGTTTTCAAACAGTAG
- the LOC122907383 gene encoding olfactory receptor 1L4-like yields the protein MALANFTSAPAFLLLGLVDGTDTHPLLFLLFLGVFLLNALGNLTMVVVVRSDGALRSPMYYFLGHLSLVDICFTTVTVPRLLAGLLHPGQAVSFEGCFAQMYFFVALGITESYLLAAMSYDRAVAVCRPLHYRVVMMPWRCAALVAASWTVAHLHSLLHTLLISALSYPCPAPVRHFFCDMTVMLSLATSDTAAAETAIFSEGLAVVLTPLLLVSLSYARILLAVLRVRSAGGRRRAFSTCGAHLVVVSLFFGSVLSVYFRPSSAYSARYDRLASVVYAVLTPTLNPFIYSLRNKEVKGALKRGLRWRAVSQEF from the coding sequence ATGGCCCTCGCCAACTTCACCTCAGCCCCGGCATTCCTCCTCCTGGGCCTGGTGGATGGAACCGACACCCACCCCCTGCTCTTCCTGCTCTTCCTTGGTGTCTTCCTGCTCAATGCGCTGGGCAACCTgaccatggtggtggtggtgagatcGGATGGGGCCCTCCGCTCCCCTATGTACTATTTCTTGGGTCACCTAAGCCTTGTGGATATCTGCTTTACTACTGTCACGGTCCCCAGACTGTTGGCCGGCCTGCTCCACCCGGGCCAGGCCGTGTCCTTCGAGGGATGCTTTGCCCAGATGTACTTCTTCGTGGCTCTGGGCATCACCGAGAGCTACCTGCTGGCAGCCATGTCATATGACCGCGCGGTGGCCGTCTGCCGCCCCTTGCACTACCGGGTGGTCATGATGCCCTGGCGCTGTGCAGCGCTGGTGGCCGCGTCCTGGACAGTGGCCCACCTGCACTCACTGCTTCACACGCTGCTCATCTCTGCTCTCTCCTACCCGTGCCCCGCCCCTGTGCGCCACTTCTTCTGTGACATGACCGTGATGCTGAGCTTGGCGACCTCGGACACGGCGGCCGCGGAAACTGCCATCTTCTCCGAAGGCCTGGCCGTGGTGCTCACCCCGCTGCTCCTCGTGTCGCTCTCCTATGCTCGCATCCTCCTTGCGGTGCTGCGAGTGAGGTCAGCGGGGGGTCGGCGCCGCGCCTTCTCCACCTGTGGGGCCCACCTGGTGGTGGTGTCTCTCTTCTTTGGCTCTGTCCTTTCTGTCTATTTCCGGCCATCGTCTGCCTACTCCGCCCGCTACGACCGCCTGGCCAGCGTGGTCTACGCAGTGCTCACACCAACCTTGAACCCTTTCATCTACAGCCTTCGCAACAAGGAGGTCAAGGGCGCCCTAAAAAGGGGACTCAGGTGGAGGGCTGTGTCCCAAGAGTTCTGA